In the genome of Xylanivirga thermophila, the window ATACCAAACATCTCTTGAGCATTAGGGTTCAGGGCATGATTCTCTGGAGCATTGTCAGACAGCACAAAAACAGGTTCCTTTTTCGCATTGTACTTTGGAACATAATTTAGTAGTTGTTCTTCATCCATGTCCTGGCTGTCCAAAATCTTTTGAATATGGGTTTTGAATGTAGCGAGGCTGTCGACTTCTCCTTTGATTAGTTTATCTAAAGTAGGCCGTGAAATATTA includes:
- a CDS encoding helix-turn-helix domain-containing protein, producing MSMELLFENRKLIGKNILNIIKDNGYTKSSFSRLTNISRPTLDKLIKGEVDSLATFKTHIQKILDSQDMDEEQLLNYVPKYNAKKEPVFVLSDNAPENHALNPNAQEMFGILEDIVHMCELYYN